TGTACTCGTTAGATAGATAGACGGTTATCGTTTGCCGTATCTCCATTCCTCAATCACCTCTATCATCCCGTCTGCTGGTCCATTTCTCTTATCCCGAAGCGGGCGGAAACACCCCCCATTCGAAGCTATCCTGCAATCAGCCAAACAGCCGAGCCaaagcccccccccaatGCAGCTGTATCGATAGCCGAGCAACGGTGTCAAGGAGCATAATCCCGGTTGATGTGACACCATCGCACCGGGCCAGAAACCCACCGGGCGATGATGCAAAAGCCGCGGTGCCGATAAGGCCCCGATTCGGAAGCTGTGCAGCAATCACAGTGGAGTTTGCCGCTGCAAATCGCCCCTCCGCCCGAGCGATAGCGGCATGAGCTCACTCATACcggtacagagtacctatctacctacctacctacctactcaACGCACTCTTaccctcactcactcgcgCCCTCACTCAGTCGTCCTCGCTCAGTTGTGCTCCCTCGCCCGCTCACTCCTCATTTGTCATACACATAGCGTAGCACATCATCGCTTAAACCTCTCCTCAACTTTCTCATCTCGCCTCTCCATCCTCGTCTCCTCCCATCCTCGcttttctcctctcttcctaTCCAACCCTCCTCTCATCCTTCATTGTCATCGGTCCAAGTGACACCCTCACAGAGAGGTCGGCAACCAACTCTTTTGAATCCTCCAATTGCAACCCCCAATCGCAACATCCCATTGGCACGCACCATGTCTGAAAAACTCCCCTTCACCCACCCGGCGCCGGAGCAcgccgcctctgccgccccgccccgcgcccgcgcccgccggaCCGCGTGGTGGTCCctcctcccggccgccctctTCCTGACCTACCTCCAcgcgccgtcctccttcGGCGgtcacggccacggccaccacGGTCACGGCCCTTccggcgctgccgctggctGTCGTCAGGTCGACCCGCTCTTCCCGACCCAGAACTCGACCGGCCTCTCCGAGCTGGACGCGTACCTCGACACCCCCAAGTTCCGCAATGAGACCATCACCCGCCTGTCCGGCGCCGTCCAGGTCCCCACCGAGTCCTTCGACAActacggcgccgtcggcgtcgacgaccgcTGGGACAAGCTTTTCGCCTTCTCCGCCTACCTCGCAAAGACCTTCCCCAAGGTCCACGACACCCTCAAGCTCGAGCGCGTCAACACCCACGGCCTCCTCTACACCTGGCAAGGgtccgacgccgacctgAAGCCCACCGTGTTCATGGCCCACCAGGACACCGTGCCCGTCGCGCCCACCACCATCGACAGCTGGACGCACCCGCCCTTCAGCGGCGCCTACGACGGCACCTATGTCTGGGGCCGCGGCGCCATGGACTGCAAGAACTCCctcatcggcatcctcgagtccgtcgagctgctcatcgccgccggcttcgccCCGAAGCGCACCGTCGTGCTGTCCttcggcttcgacgaggaggtctcgggccagcgcggcgccggccacctCGCCCCCGTCCTGCTGGACCGCTACGGCaaggacggcgccgccatcctcatcgacgagggGTCCGGCTTCGACACCCAGTGGGGCAAGGACTTCGCCATTCCCGGCACGGCCGAGAAGGGCTACATTGACGTCGAGATCGTCGTCCGCACCCCCGGCGGCCACAGCTCCATCCCGCCCCCGCACACGGGCATCGGCATCCTGTCCGAGCTCGTCACGCGCATCGAGGCGAACCCCTACGAGCCCGAGCTGATCTCCGGCAACCCGTAcctcgagaagctgcagTGCGGTGCCGCTTACGCCCCCGAGTTCCCGGACAACCTGCGCGACCTGCTCCCCGCTGCCGACCGCCAGCAGGTGTGCAAGAAGCAGACGGACCGCCTGGCCCGCGAAGCCGCCAAGGCTGGCCCCCAGATCAAGTACCTCTTCACGACCTCGGTGGCCACGGACAtcatcgagggcggcgtcaagATCAACGCGCTCCCCGAGCGCGTCCGCGTCGTCGTGAACCACCGTGTCAACGTCGGCGACCGGTCGGCGAGCGTCAAGGAGAAGATCGCCGAGATCGTGcgccccgtcgccgagaagTACAACCTCACCCTGCACGCgttcgaggccgacggcgccgccgagacgccgtcgagcatCACGCTCAAGGACAACGACAGGGTGCTGGAGCCCGCGCCCGTCACGCCgaccgaggtcgacggcgtcaccCCCTACGGTATCCTGTCGGGCACCACGCGCGCGCTCtacggcgagggcctcgtcgtctccccCGGTCTCATGACGGGCAACACAGACACGCGCTACTACTGGGACCTGACGAAGCACATCTTCCGCTTCCTGCCCGGGTTCGACCCCGAGAGCGACGAGTGGGCGGGCATCCacaccgtcgacgagaagacgAGCGTCAAGGGGCACATCAACCTCGTCAAGTGGTACACCATCTTCTTGAGGAACATTGACGAAGCCAAGCTCTCTTGAGTCTTGACGGTAGAGTTTGCAATCAAGTCTGACGGATGGAACACCTCGGGACGTAGTTAGAGATCTAGATACCCGATTCCGCGACCTGGTGGTCAAACTCACATTGTCTCGCAGCGAGTTTGCTGCCGTGACTTGTACTTTAGTCAATACAATCCTCTTTATCCTCACCATTGCCCGTCTCTGTTgcgttttctttttttcaaATCATCTCGTCTGTCGTGTGCGCTCTTAATGACATCACCGTGTTAGTGCACAACCAACACCGAGCACACTCACTATTATTGAGCCAATGGCGACATGCAACGGTCTGAGATTGAATCCTATAAGCGACCCTTTTTTAAAGTGACTAGTTATGCCGCCCCTCTAGATGGCATACCGCAGGAACCGCGCCAGCTCAGGCGTCCAGCTTCGCTTGGGATCGTCAAGAGCCAAACCCAGCCCGTGCGACCCGTCCGGGAGGACCAACACCTGGGTCGGCCGCTTGTGggccgccatggcctcggcgaagagGAGCGTGTTCTGCACGGGGACGCTGCCGTCGTTGAACGTGTGGAACAAGAAGGTGGGAGGCGTGGTCGCGGAGACGAGGTTCTGCGCCGACAGCTTCTGCCGCGCCTCGGCGGTGGAGTTGGCGCCGATGAGGTTGTTGCGCGAGCCTACGTGCGTGTAGCTCCCCTCGAGTGTGATGACAGGGTAGGCGAGGATGCCAAAGTCGAGACGGGCCGCCGGGTCGGTAAGCGTCACCGCCGCAAGATGGCCGCCTGCCGAGAAGCCCCAGATGCCCAGCTTGGTCGTGCGATTCTGCTCGCGGATGTAGTCCAGGGCCTCAAGGGCCTCACTCTGCGGCTTCGGGTAGATGGGTGCCGTCGCGTTTGAGGCCGTGGTGTAGTCGAGAACCCAAGCGTCGATGCCCAGGTTGTTCAAGAACGCCGCCGGGGTATATCCCTCCTTCACAATGGACACGCGGGCGTATCCGCCGCCGGGACATACGAGAACCCCAGTGCCCGTCGAGTTGGCTGCGGGGAAATATGTGACTTGCGCCGTATCGAACCTATGGAACAAGTCAGATTCATAGTCAATAAACCGAATCGCCCGGTTGTCCGCCACGAAGTCCGGCCGTCCTGAGAGCGATAAATGCCTGGGTGTCCGTACTGCTTTGTGATACCTCGTGAGAATCCGTGGGATTCCCCGCTGTTGACTCCAGGCGAAACAGCAGCTCCAATCTGGAGGAGAGAGCTCATGGCCAGCACCAAAATAGACCTCATTATTTCTTTGAAGGAATTGGTTAATTTTGACAGATTTTCTGAAAACCGATGCTTATAATGAACGAACTCATGGACGATCGCACCGGCTGAAGCTTACCTACAACCTGCTTTACATACCCCTCAGAGTCTGGTGCTGCTGGTAATGTTCACCCGAGCAAAAAAAACCCGTTCCATTTGTCCGGTAGCATCGACGCAGCTCAATTCATGCACCTCGTCTCATTTCAAACCGAGATGCCGTTACTTCAACGCTAAGTAACTGAAGACCACCAATGAGGAGAGCTCGTTGCGAGTCAACTGGGGCAATTCGCGCTCGCCCTGTCAGTGGAACCTAATATAGTTGTCGACGCCTTAGTGGACAGGTGAAATTTGTAGGTTCGGCATGACATATCGTGACCCAGAAATCATCGACATAGGTCAGCGACAGTTTCGGAAGTAGAGAGTAGACATCAAAGGCAGATACACCTCTGCCAAAACGGAGACAGTATCTTAAGGCATCCTAGCTTTGCAGGGACTAGTGACATACCTATGAGAGCTGTATGTTTGCGTCTAGTCAAACTTCAACGTCATTGTTGAGTGACGCCGAGGTAAGGCGTGCATAGCTTCGGACTCCATGTTGCATTTGCCCCAAGGTCTCGAGGTGTTCTATTCAGTACCGATCCGTAAGGATAACACTCCAAACCTCAACTTCATACTTCTGCTTCGTGGGCGTTACAAACAACAACGAGAGCGTCACATGTCGCTCAGCCCAGTCGATCCATCAAAAAGAGTGGAAGTTATCAATGAACAATTAAATAAGTCTCATTCCTCATGAACAATTCTTTTCTAAGAATACAAAATGCCACCCAACGCCGTCGCAATGAAGGTTGTATGTTACACAAGACTTGGCTTGGAGAACCAATGGTGCATACGGAATGTGTACGCCGACTA
This sequence is a window from Colletotrichum higginsianum IMI 349063 chromosome 8, whole genome shotgun sequence. Protein-coding genes within it:
- a CDS encoding peptidase family M20/M25/M40, with translation MSEKLPFTHPAPEHAASAAPPRARARRTAWWSLLPAALFLTYLHAPSSFGGHGHGHHGHGPSGAAAGCRQVDPLFPTQNSTGLSELDAYLDTPKFRNETITRLSGAVQVPTESFDNYGAVGVDDRWDKLFAFSAYLAKTFPKVHDTLKLERVNTHGLLYTWQGSDADLKPTVFMAHQDTVPVAPTTIDSWTHPPFSGAYDGTYVWGRGAMDCKNSLIGILESVELLIAAGFAPKRTVVLSFGFDEEVSGQRGAGHLAPVLLDRYGKDGAAILIDEGSGFDTQWGKDFAIPGTAEKGYIDVEIVVRTPGGHSSIPPPHTGIGILSELVTRIEANPYEPELISGNPYLEKLQCGAAYAPEFPDNLRDLLPAADRQQVCKKQTDRLAREAAKAGPQIKYLFTTSVATDIIEGGVKINALPERVRVVVNHRVNVGDRSASVKEKIAEIVRPVAEKYNLTLHAFEADGAAETPSSITLKDNDRVLEPAPVTPTEVDGVTPYGILSGTTRALYGEGLVVSPGLMTGNTDTRYYWDLTKHIFRFLPGFDPESDEWAGIHTVDEKTSVKGHINLVKWYTIFLRNIDEAKLS
- a CDS encoding Endo-1,4-beta-xylanase B, producing the protein MRSILVLAMSSLLQIGAAVSPGVNSGESHGFSRGITKQFDTAQVTYFPAANSTGTGVLVCPGGGYARVSIVKEGYTPAAFLNNLGIDAWVLDYTTASNATAPIYPKPQSEALEALDYIREQNRTTKLGIWGFSAGGHLAAVTLTDPAARLDFGILAYPVITLEGSYTHVGSRNNLIGANSTAEARQKLSAQNLVSATTPPTFLFHTFNDGSVPVQNTLLFAEAMAAHKRPTQVLVLPDGSHGLGLALDDPKRSWTPELARFLRYAI